A single genomic interval of Pseudomonas sp. FeN3W harbors:
- the pheT gene encoding phenylalanine--tRNA ligase subunit beta has product MKFSEQWLRSWVNPQVSREELVARLSMVGLEVDAVTPVAGSFSGVVVGEVLETVQHPDADKLRVCQVSNGSETFQVVCGAPNVRPGLKIPFAMIGAQLPGDFKIKKAKLRGVESNGMLCSETELQVGSDDSGLMELAGDAPVGTDFREYLSLDDASIEIGLTPNRGDCLSIAGLAREVGAIYGSVVSPVQFAVAPVHHDDTRPVEVLAPKACPRYLGRVVRNVDLSRPTPLWMVERLRRSEIRSIDAVVDVTNYVMLELGQPLHAFDLAEIKGGIRVRMAEEGEKLVLLDGQEITLRADTLVIADHQRALAIAGVMGGEHSGVSTATQNIFLESAFFDTIALAGKARSYGLHTDASHRYERGVDSQLARQAMERATSLLLDIVGGEAGPIIEAVSEGDLPKVAPVTLRAERINQMLGLEMDGAEVVRLLTSLGLVVAEEAKGRWQVCVPSHRFDISLEVDLIEELGRLYGYDRLPVRYPQARLAPEAKPEARAELPLLRRLLVARGYQEAITYSFIDPKLFELFSPGMKPLQLANPISADMAAMRASLWPGLVKVLQYNLNRQQQRVRLFEAGLRFVGQLQELEQESMLAGVLTGSRQPEGWTNSREAVDFYDIKADVEALLAFAGNAGAYRFVAGEHPALHPGQTARIERDGRLVGFVGSLHPELAGILGIDQPVYMFELKLGEITEGRMPSFAELSRFPEVRRDLAVLVGREIAAEDILSCIRDAAGENLTDLKLFDVYQGKGIDPLSKSMAVGLTWQHPSRTLNDDEVNGAMQKILTSLEERFNATLRK; this is encoded by the coding sequence ATGAAATTCAGTGAACAATGGCTGCGGAGCTGGGTAAATCCGCAGGTTTCCCGCGAGGAGCTGGTTGCTCGTCTGTCCATGGTGGGGCTTGAGGTTGATGCTGTGACCCCCGTAGCGGGCAGCTTCAGCGGTGTGGTTGTCGGTGAGGTCCTCGAAACCGTGCAGCATCCTGATGCCGATAAGCTTCGGGTCTGTCAGGTCAGCAATGGAAGTGAAACCTTTCAGGTCGTGTGTGGAGCGCCGAACGTGCGGCCTGGGCTGAAGATCCCGTTTGCAATGATCGGCGCTCAATTGCCCGGCGATTTCAAGATCAAGAAGGCCAAGCTCCGCGGTGTCGAATCCAACGGCATGCTTTGCTCTGAAACCGAGTTGCAGGTGGGGAGTGACGATAGCGGCCTGATGGAGCTGGCCGGCGATGCGCCGGTCGGTACTGACTTTCGTGAGTATCTCAGTCTCGACGATGCAAGTATCGAAATCGGTTTGACCCCCAACCGCGGTGATTGCCTTTCCATCGCTGGCTTGGCTCGTGAAGTTGGCGCGATTTATGGCTCAGTGGTCAGTCCGGTGCAATTCGCCGTGGCGCCGGTGCATCATGACGACACACGTCCAGTCGAGGTCCTGGCTCCCAAGGCGTGCCCGCGTTATCTTGGACGCGTTGTACGCAATGTTGATCTGTCGCGCCCGACGCCGCTTTGGATGGTTGAGCGTCTTCGACGCTCCGAGATCCGTAGCATTGATGCGGTCGTCGATGTAACCAACTACGTAATGCTCGAACTGGGTCAGCCCCTGCATGCCTTCGATCTTGCTGAGATCAAAGGCGGTATTCGGGTTCGAATGGCTGAAGAGGGCGAAAAACTCGTCTTGCTCGACGGTCAGGAGATCACCCTGCGTGCGGATACGCTCGTTATTGCAGATCATCAGCGCGCGCTTGCCATCGCTGGCGTCATGGGTGGAGAGCACAGCGGCGTAAGCACCGCTACCCAGAATATCTTTCTAGAAAGTGCATTTTTCGACACCATTGCTTTGGCTGGCAAGGCTCGTTCCTACGGTTTGCACACCGATGCGTCTCATCGCTACGAGCGCGGCGTCGACTCGCAGCTAGCCCGTCAGGCAATGGAGCGCGCAACGAGTCTGCTACTGGATATCGTCGGCGGCGAGGCGGGGCCGATCATTGAGGCGGTCAGCGAAGGCGACTTGCCGAAAGTTGCTCCGGTAACTTTGCGCGCTGAACGTATCAACCAGATGCTGGGTCTGGAAATGGATGGCGCCGAAGTGGTGCGCCTGCTGACATCCTTGGGCTTGGTGGTTGCCGAAGAGGCTAAAGGCCGCTGGCAAGTCTGTGTTCCGAGTCACCGCTTCGATATCAGCCTTGAGGTCGATCTGATCGAAGAGCTGGGTCGGCTGTACGGCTATGATCGCCTGCCCGTGCGTTATCCGCAGGCTCGGCTTGCGCCTGAGGCGAAGCCCGAGGCTCGTGCCGAGCTACCGCTGCTTCGGCGTTTGCTGGTCGCCCGCGGATATCAGGAGGCTATCACTTACAGTTTCATCGATCCCAAGCTGTTCGAGCTCTTCAGTCCTGGCATGAAGCCGCTGCAGCTTGCCAATCCGATCTCCGCTGATATGGCGGCTATGCGCGCGTCGCTTTGGCCGGGGCTGGTCAAAGTGCTGCAGTACAACCTCAACCGACAGCAACAACGCGTGCGTCTGTTCGAGGCGGGGCTGCGCTTCGTTGGTCAGTTGCAAGAGCTTGAGCAGGAAAGCATGCTGGCTGGCGTGTTAACCGGGAGCCGCCAGCCAGAGGGTTGGACGAATTCGCGCGAAGCGGTGGACTTTTACGATATCAAGGCAGATGTCGAGGCGCTGCTGGCTTTTGCCGGAAATGCTGGCGCCTATCGTTTCGTTGCGGGAGAACACCCGGCGTTGCATCCGGGGCAGACGGCTCGTATCGAACGCGATGGGCGATTGGTCGGATTCGTTGGGAGTCTCCACCCTGAGCTGGCAGGCATCTTGGGTATCGATCAGCCTGTTTACATGTTCGAGCTGAAGCTCGGCGAGATTACCGAGGGGCGTATGCCTTCCTTTGCGGAGCTGTCGCGATTCCCGGAAGTCCGGCGTGATCTTGCCGTGCTGGTCGGACGGGAGATTGCGGCCGAAGATATCCTGAGTTGCATTCGTGATGCTGCGGGCGAGAATCTGACAGACCTCAAGCTATTTGATGTCTATCAGGGGAAAGGTATTGATCCCCTTAGCAAAAGTATGGCAGTCGGCTTGACCTGGCAGCACCCATCGCGCACTCTAAACGACGATGAGGTGAACGGTGCGATGCAGAAAATCCTCACCTCCCTGGAAGAAAGGTTCAACGCCACGTTAAGGAAATAG
- the ihfA gene encoding integration host factor subunit alpha, whose amino-acid sequence MGALTKAEMAERLYEELGLNKREAKELVELFFEEIRQALEHNEQVKLSGFGNFDLRDKRQRPGRNPKTGEEIPITARRVVTFRPGQKLKARVEAYAGTKS is encoded by the coding sequence ATGGGGGCTCTGACGAAAGCTGAAATGGCGGAACGTCTATATGAAGAGCTGGGCTTGAATAAGCGCGAGGCCAAGGAGTTGGTGGAGCTGTTTTTCGAGGAGATTCGTCAGGCGCTCGAGCATAACGAGCAGGTCAAATTGTCCGGGTTCGGCAACTTTGACCTGCGCGACAAGCGTCAGCGGCCGGGCCGCAATCCGAAAACAGGTGAGGAGATACCTATCACGGCACGTCGTGTGGTGACGTTCCGCCCGGGGCAGAAACTCAAAGCGAGAGTCGAGGCCTATGCTGGAACCAAGTCATAA
- a CDS encoding MerR family transcriptional regulator: MLEPSHNDELPSIPGKRYFTIGEVSELCAVKPHVLRYWEQEFPQLNPVKRRGNRRYYQRQDVLMIRQIRALLYDQGFTIGGARQRMSGDEARDDTTQYKQLIRQMISELEEVLQVLRK, translated from the coding sequence ATGCTGGAACCAAGTCATAACGACGAGCTTCCGTCGATCCCCGGCAAGCGCTATTTCACCATTGGTGAGGTGAGTGAGCTTTGTGCGGTCAAGCCCCACGTTCTGCGTTACTGGGAGCAGGAGTTTCCTCAACTCAACCCGGTTAAGCGGCGCGGCAACCGGCGCTACTACCAGCGTCAGGATGTTCTGATGATTCGCCAGATTCGTGCGCTGCTCTATGATCAGGGCTTCACTATCGGTGGTGCCAGGCAACGTATGTCCGGGGACGAAGCGCGCGACGACACCACTCAGTACAAGCAGCTCATTCGGCAGATGATCTCGGAGCTGGAAGAAGTCCTTCAGGTGCTGAGGAAATAG
- a CDS encoding AlpA family transcriptional regulator, whose amino-acid sequence MKLIRLQQVMALTGLGRSTIYKHISDGWFPRSVPLGGRSVGWVESEVHEWILARIEERDTQAGY is encoded by the coding sequence ATGAAATTGATTCGACTGCAGCAGGTAATGGCGCTTACTGGCTTGGGCCGCTCGACTATTTATAAGCATATCTCGGACGGTTGGTTCCCTAGGTCAGTCCCTCTGGGTGGGCGGAGTGTTGGGTGGGTGGAGAGTGAGGTCCATGAATGGATTTTAGCTCGGATAGAAGAGCGCGATACGCAGGCTGGTTATTAA
- a CDS encoding inovirus Gp2 family protein, whose amino-acid sequence MLRHSQNSNLVIHNELGYRGLPIQIDKGPFIRQYLERLHATIDRALQQHSRVFAFRVDLRFPAAFVYGRGDYTNQVFERFVESFKARIRHNRCIARRENKHAHQSGVRYVWAREVGQHGRPHYHVAFFLNYDAFNALGKFEPGRDNMFNRLQEAWASALGSSVDEAKGLVEIPSNPTYCLRRDEPQGVVDFFYRASYLCKAATKVYGSGQHGFGSSRV is encoded by the coding sequence ATGTTACGTCATAGTCAAAATAGTAATCTTGTTATCCATAATGAGCTTGGCTATCGTGGCTTGCCTATTCAGATAGATAAAGGGCCTTTCATACGTCAGTATCTGGAAAGGCTGCATGCTACGATTGATCGTGCTCTTCAACAGCATTCTCGTGTCTTTGCATTTAGAGTTGATCTTAGGTTTCCAGCAGCGTTTGTTTATGGCAGAGGCGATTATACAAATCAAGTATTTGAAAGGTTTGTAGAATCCTTTAAGGCAAGAATACGCCACAATCGTTGTATTGCGCGTAGGGAAAATAAACATGCGCATCAGAGCGGTGTGCGATACGTTTGGGCTAGAGAAGTTGGGCAACATGGGAGGCCGCATTACCATGTTGCATTCTTTCTCAATTACGATGCATTCAATGCTTTAGGTAAGTTTGAGCCAGGAAGGGATAACATGTTCAACCGTCTCCAAGAGGCGTGGGCAAGTGCTCTGGGCTCGTCAGTTGACGAGGCCAAGGGGTTGGTAGAGATACCAAGCAATCCAACCTATTGCCTCCGTCGTGATGAGCCGCAGGGAGTGGTCGACTTCTTCTATCGGGCAAGCTACCTCTGCAAGGCGGCCACGAAAGTCTACGGGAGTGGTCAGCATGGATTTGGATCCAGTCGGGTTTGA
- a CDS encoding IS3 family transposase (programmed frameshift), whose protein sequence is MKRKKYSPEFKREAIELVRRSGASCRQVALEIGVAPNLLTRWVREAQPGTEKAFPGTGSPRDEELARLKRELARVTKERDFLKRRGSVLCQGIIERYTVIQRCRNEYPVRLMCRCLKVSASGYYAWQDRDPSPRTQENARLVRRIREIHEDSRGVIGAPRMHEDLLDEGETVSLNRVARLMAAERIQGWPRRKRRGFGRVASGRPAGVKNLLERDFTAQEPERKWVTDITEIATLEGKLFLCVVLDLYSKLVIGWSMHHRQDRQMVIRAVEMAIWQRQGDWSVILHSDRGSQFTSADYQRFLNRNTLVCSMSAVGHCGDNAACEGFFGQLKRERVAHQSYRTRDEARADLFDYIERFHNPRMRRRVARQDLKFSALFKPSVEMG, encoded by the exons ATGAAGCGCAAGAAATACAGTCCTGAATTCAAGCGGGAAGCCATCGAGTTGGTTCGTCGTTCAGGGGCGAGCTGTCGACAAGTGGCCCTGGAGATTGGTGTAGCTCCGAACCTGCTCACACGCTGGGTTCGAGAAGCACAACCAGGCACAGAAAAGGCCTTTCCCGGAACCGGTAGTCCGCGAGATGAGGAGCTGGCCCGCCTCAAGCGTGAGTTGGCCCGGGTGACCAAGGAACGTGATTTTTTAA AGAGACGCGGCAGCGTACTTTGCCAGGGAATCATCGAGCGGTACACGGTGATCCAGCGCTGCCGCAACGAGTACCCGGTACGTCTGATGTGCCGTTGCCTGAAGGTTTCTGCCAGTGGCTATTACGCCTGGCAGGATCGTGATCCAAGCCCGCGAACTCAAGAGAATGCACGCCTGGTAAGGCGCATTCGGGAGATTCACGAGGACAGCCGTGGTGTGATCGGAGCGCCCCGGATGCACGAGGATCTGCTCGACGAGGGCGAAACCGTCAGCCTGAACCGCGTTGCTCGCCTGATGGCGGCTGAGCGAATTCAAGGTTGGCCACGCCGCAAGAGGCGTGGCTTTGGAAGAGTCGCCAGCGGGCGTCCAGCAGGCGTGAAAAACCTGCTGGAGCGCGATTTCACTGCGCAGGAACCGGAGCGCAAGTGGGTCACGGACATCACGGAAATAGCCACACTGGAAGGCAAACTCTTCCTATGCGTGGTGCTCGACTTGTACAGCAAGCTGGTGATCGGTTGGTCGATGCATCACCGTCAGGATCGGCAGATGGTGATTCGAGCGGTGGAGATGGCGATCTGGCAGCGCCAGGGTGACTGGTCAGTGATCCTGCATTCGGATCGCGGCAGCCAATTCACCAGTGCTGACTACCAGCGCTTTCTGAATCGCAACACGCTGGTCTGCAGCATGAGTGCAGTCGGGCATTGCGGCGACAACGCTGCCTGCGAAGGCTTCTTCGGTCAGCTCAAACGGGAGCGCGTTGCCCATCAGTCGTATCGAACTCGTGATGAAGCACGGGCGGATTTATTCGACTACATCGAGCGGTTTCATAACCCACGAATGCGTCGTAGAGTCGCCCGGCAAGATCTGAAGTTTTCAGCCCTTTTCAAACCGTCCGTGGAAATGGGGTAG
- a CDS encoding type II toxin-antitoxin system prevent-host-death family antitoxin, which yields MQSVLAEVAVSVSELKKNPSGVMAGAGGLPVAVLNHNRVMGYMVPADLYEQMMERLDDLELVEIARARSAEKGIPVSLDDL from the coding sequence ATGCAGAGTGTTTTGGCCGAGGTTGCCGTTAGCGTTTCTGAGCTGAAGAAGAATCCATCTGGAGTCATGGCCGGAGCTGGCGGTTTGCCGGTGGCGGTTCTCAACCACAATCGCGTGATGGGTTACATGGTGCCTGCTGACCTGTACGAGCAGATGATGGAGCGACTTGACGATCTTGAACTGGTCGAAATTGCGAGGGCTCGTTCCGCTGAAAAGGGCATCCCGGTGAGCCTGGATGACCTATAA
- a CDS encoding type II toxin-antitoxin system RelE/ParE family toxin, whose protein sequence is MTYKLEFLPTALKEWEKLGHTVREQIKKKLRERLEAPRVQADALRDMPGHFKIKLRTSGYRLVYRVEEERVVVIVVSVGKRERGAAYQSAKKR, encoded by the coding sequence ATGACCTATAAGCTTGAGTTTCTTCCTACAGCGCTCAAGGAATGGGAGAAGCTTGGCCATACGGTGCGTGAGCAGATCAAGAAGAAGCTTAGAGAGCGCCTGGAAGCGCCTCGGGTGCAGGCTGATGCTTTGCGGGACATGCCGGGACACTTCAAAATCAAGCTTCGCACTTCCGGGTATCGCCTGGTCTATCGGGTCGAGGAGGAACGAGTGGTTGTAATTGTAGTTTCCGTGGGCAAACGCGAGCGTGGAGCAGCGTACCAGTCGGCCAAGAAGCGTTAG
- the radC gene encoding DNA repair protein RadC, with protein MRLHKIKAGETAGTYLIESPVTEADILLMAKQLASQRLRRGRQLTAPQDVFSHLQTLLEAYEYEVFALLMLDCKHRVIAFHELFRGTLDGASVYPREVVKIALEHNAAAMILVHNHPSGDPEPSQADRTLTHKLKDALDLVGVRTLDHIVVGHEGCVSLAEQGYL; from the coding sequence ATGCGATTGCACAAAATCAAGGCCGGTGAGACCGCTGGCACCTACCTGATCGAGTCACCAGTCACTGAAGCCGACATCCTGTTGATGGCCAAACAGCTGGCCAGCCAGCGCTTGCGTCGGGGACGGCAACTTACAGCGCCACAGGACGTATTCAGCCACCTGCAGACGCTACTGGAGGCCTATGAGTACGAAGTCTTTGCCCTGCTGATGCTGGACTGTAAGCACCGGGTCATTGCGTTTCACGAGCTGTTCCGGGGCACCCTGGATGGCGCGAGCGTTTACCCAAGGGAGGTCGTGAAGATCGCTCTGGAGCACAACGCTGCCGCCATGATTTTGGTGCACAACCATCCATCCGGCGATCCCGAACCCAGCCAAGCGGATCGCACGCTAACCCACAAGTTGAAGGATGCGCTGGATCTGGTCGGTGTGAGAACGCTCGATCACATCGTTGTAGGCCACGAAGGCTGCGTTTCGCTGGCGGAACAGGGTTACCTGTAA
- a CDS encoding hydrolase or metal-binding protein, which produces MLKGLAITPPVLGRISIGKVIEKNGKRLPEKDDQFTITSQVQSRDGWLVHPLNDELRQSKDDKLRSIPVRLLFNEPELNFRADYTLFDRQSGRPVCVGNGETCKRVTQDGMQSLPCPSPDACPLAKGGACKPYGRLNVVIGDEDLLGSFVFRTTGFNSIRTLAARLHYFQAISGNRLACLPLELRLRGKSTRQSHGTPIFYTDLTVRSGMDMTEALRNATELDQQRQKAGFDQNALDEAARRGFGNGAFEENEEDVSAIVEEFFPIESAHEQPLSKAISHSSGKPSLTEKLEAKHQTLNA; this is translated from the coding sequence ATGCTCAAAGGTCTGGCTATTACCCCGCCGGTACTCGGGCGGATTTCCATTGGCAAGGTCATCGAGAAGAACGGCAAGCGTCTGCCAGAGAAGGATGACCAGTTCACCATCACTTCCCAGGTGCAGAGCCGCGACGGCTGGCTGGTACACCCACTAAACGATGAGCTGCGTCAGAGCAAGGACGACAAGCTGCGCAGTATCCCGGTGCGCCTGCTGTTCAACGAACCGGAGCTGAATTTTCGTGCTGACTACACGCTATTTGATCGCCAGTCAGGTCGCCCGGTCTGCGTCGGCAATGGCGAAACCTGCAAGCGAGTCACCCAGGACGGCATGCAATCGCTGCCCTGCCCTTCGCCAGATGCCTGCCCGCTGGCGAAAGGCGGAGCCTGCAAGCCCTATGGCCGGCTGAACGTGGTGATTGGCGATGAGGATCTGTTGGGTAGCTTCGTCTTCCGTACCACCGGCTTCAACAGCATCCGCACCCTGGCCGCACGCCTTCATTACTTCCAGGCCATCTCCGGAAACCGCCTGGCCTGCCTGCCGCTGGAACTGCGACTTCGTGGCAAGTCCACCCGGCAGAGCCACGGCACACCGATCTTCTACACCGACCTGACCGTACGCAGCGGAATGGACATGACCGAGGCGCTGCGTAACGCAACTGAGCTCGATCAACAGCGGCAAAAGGCGGGCTTCGATCAGAACGCGCTGGACGAAGCGGCAAGACGCGGCTTCGGCAACGGTGCCTTCGAGGAAAACGAGGAAGACGTCAGCGCCATCGTCGAAGAATTCTTCCCCATCGAGAGCGCCCACGAACAGCCGCTTTCCAAAGCCATATCGCACTCGTCGGGCAAACCCAGCCTGACTGAAAAGCTGGAAGCCAAGCACCAAACCCTGAATGCCTAG
- a CDS encoding YqaJ viral recombinase family protein yields MKATSLNRSTSRPRSALRLISTKELPREEWLEVRKRGIGSSDAAASVGLNPYKSQLELWLEKTGRDTGLPKTDPDDEESAMYWGNVLEPIVAWHYSKRTGNKVRRINAVLQHPDPDLSWMLANIDREVIGADDVQILECKTAGINGARLWKEGVPEYVQLQVMHQLAVTGKQAADVAVVLGGQHLEIHRIERDEEMIARLIELERTFWRYVETDTPPPADGTASAESALRCLYPEDDGQTVDFRDQPGLSAAFVELKALRQSIEEKHTREAQLKQMLQQAMGEATRAEFANGCVSWRKAKDSIGFDVARLLRDRPHLRDKYSLIKPGARRFLIG; encoded by the coding sequence ATGAAAGCGACTTCATTGAACCGCAGCACCAGCAGACCCCGGTCAGCCCTTCGCCTGATCAGTACAAAGGAATTACCCCGAGAAGAGTGGCTGGAAGTACGCAAACGAGGCATCGGTAGCTCGGATGCCGCGGCATCCGTTGGCCTCAACCCCTACAAGTCGCAGCTGGAACTGTGGTTGGAGAAGACCGGACGCGACACCGGATTACCAAAAACCGACCCCGATGATGAAGAAAGCGCGATGTACTGGGGCAACGTCCTTGAGCCGATTGTGGCCTGGCACTACAGCAAGCGCACCGGCAACAAGGTTCGACGCATCAACGCTGTGCTGCAGCATCCGGACCCTGACCTGTCTTGGATGCTGGCAAACATCGATCGCGAGGTAATCGGTGCCGACGATGTACAAATTCTCGAATGCAAGACTGCCGGCATAAACGGGGCACGCCTCTGGAAAGAAGGGGTACCCGAGTATGTGCAACTGCAGGTGATGCACCAGCTCGCCGTCACCGGCAAGCAGGCTGCGGATGTGGCGGTTGTGCTCGGCGGTCAGCACCTGGAGATCCATCGCATCGAGCGCGACGAAGAGATGATCGCTCGCTTGATAGAGCTGGAGCGCACGTTCTGGAGATACGTCGAAACCGACACGCCGCCACCCGCAGATGGGACAGCGTCCGCTGAATCTGCGCTGCGCTGCCTGTATCCAGAGGACGATGGCCAGACGGTGGACTTCAGGGACCAGCCCGGACTGTCAGCTGCATTCGTCGAGCTCAAGGCGCTGCGTCAATCCATCGAAGAGAAGCACACGCGTGAGGCACAGCTCAAGCAGATGCTTCAGCAGGCGATGGGCGAAGCGACGAGGGCCGAGTTTGCTAACGGCTGCGTCAGCTGGAGAAAGGCCAAAGACAGCATCGGCTTCGATGTGGCCCGACTGCTCAGGGACAGGCCTCATCTGCGAGACAAATATTCACTCATCAAGCCCGGCGCCCGACGCTTCCTAATCGGCTGA
- a CDS encoding DUF932 domain-containing protein, whose amino-acid sequence MAHLVETMAYAGATPWHGLGNNLPRKQPIEVWQREAGMNWQILESPVHFKSDAIGHLGSIHSFPEQKVLYRSDTKAPLSVVSKRYHTVQPREVLEFYRDLTEVSGYELETAGVLKGGRKFWALARTGQGTAIKGNDQVNGYLLLATSCDGTLATTATPTTVRVVCNNTLTVALDGTSRAIKVPHNTRFDPAVVKKQLGIAVSQWDDFMYRMRHLAERRVQWHEAMGFFMNVMCDVSPTGQLPEQLPNERALRKVQEMYEGRGRGSQLDSAKGTAWGLLNAVTEYVDHERRARSTEYRLDSAWFGQGAQIKQRALDAALQLAA is encoded by the coding sequence ATGGCTCATCTCGTTGAAACAATGGCCTACGCTGGCGCTACCCCATGGCACGGGCTGGGCAACAACCTGCCGCGGAAACAGCCTATCGAAGTCTGGCAACGCGAAGCCGGCATGAACTGGCAGATACTGGAAAGCCCTGTTCATTTCAAATCGGACGCTATCGGCCATCTCGGCTCAATTCATTCCTTCCCAGAGCAGAAGGTGCTCTACCGTTCCGACACCAAGGCGCCACTGTCAGTGGTCTCCAAGCGATATCACACCGTGCAGCCACGGGAGGTACTCGAGTTCTACCGGGACCTGACCGAGGTCTCCGGCTACGAGCTGGAAACCGCTGGAGTGCTCAAGGGCGGCCGCAAGTTCTGGGCGCTTGCACGCACTGGGCAAGGCACAGCGATCAAGGGTAACGACCAGGTCAACGGCTACCTGCTGTTGGCTACGTCGTGCGACGGCACACTGGCCACCACCGCAACGCCGACCACTGTACGCGTGGTGTGCAACAACACCCTGACCGTCGCTCTGGACGGCACCAGCCGAGCGATCAAGGTGCCGCACAACACTCGCTTCGATCCGGCGGTTGTAAAGAAACAACTAGGTATTGCCGTCTCGCAATGGGACGACTTCATGTACCGCATGCGCCATCTGGCCGAACGCAGGGTTCAGTGGCATGAGGCCATGGGGTTTTTCATGAATGTGATGTGCGATGTCAGCCCTACCGGCCAGCTACCCGAACAGCTGCCGAACGAGCGCGCCCTGCGCAAGGTTCAGGAAATGTACGAAGGCCGTGGCCGGGGCAGTCAGTTGGACTCAGCCAAAGGCACTGCCTGGGGCCTGCTCAATGCCGTGACCGAGTACGTCGATCACGAGCGTCGGGCACGAAGCACCGAATACCGCCTCGACTCGGCCTGGTTTGGCCAGGGCGCGCAGATCAAGCAACGTGCTCTGGACGCGGCTCTACAGCTCGCCGCTTAA